TCCATTCAACCGTCGCTCGCCCAAATATACGCGGGCGGCCTCCGCCTCTTCCCCGTCGAAAAGCAGTTGTTCGTATTGTTGCTGGGCCCAGCGCAGGCACTCCTGCATGCGAATGCGATGATGGTCCAGCTTCGCGTCTTCTTCCAGCGAGATTCCCGCTTTGCGAGCTAGAAGAGCGCGAGCTTCCTTGAAGTCCACCTTCTCCTGCAGCATCACAAACTTGAATACATCGCCGAAGGCTCCGCACGCCCAGCATTTATAACGTTGCCGGTTGGAATCGACATCGAGCGAAGGACGGGTATCGGAATGAAATGGGCAAATGGCCACGTAGCGGCCGCCGCGAGGTTGCAAAGACAAATAGGAACCGACGACAGATACGATGTCGTTCGCTTCCTTGATTTGCTTCGTGAGTGCAACCCAATCAGCAGCCAAGTCTTCACCTTTGCCCTGGGCAATCGGGAATAGTCCAAACTAAGTATGGGACCAGGTTCACAATTTCCGGATGTGGAACAGTTCGAAAGAAATCAGGCGGGACGAAAACGAATCCGCATGACCCGCAAAGTCGCTCCCGACTTTACAAGCCACCTATTTTCTAGTCTTTGGTCCCATCCGGGCCGATGCATTCATCCTATACCATGCATAAGAGTGATTATACCCCTGCTGGTAGGTCAGTCAAGCAAGGTGGCAAATTCGGGTTTTGAGCGAATGGCGGTTCTGGGAAGCTGGCGAAACTTTCCGGATTATAACGATAGCAATTACTACACCCGTCTTTTCCTAATCAACCCGTTACAACCAGAATGCCGATGATACCGATGTTGATTTTTAGGGGGCCGGGCCGTTCTCGGGAAGCGTCAACCCAACGCTCGAGAGTTGCCCCACGCCGACTTCGAAAGGAAGGATTCTTGCATGGCTCGGTGGAATTTGCGGTTGTTGAGCCTCGCTGCTTTGCTAATCACCAGCACCCTGGCTTACGGTGCAGGCCCTTCGCCTGCAGACATCTTAAGTATCAAACCCAAGCAGGATGTGACCATCAGTACGCCCACGGCTGCCGAAGTCGATAAGTGTACGGTCGAACTCATCCGCGGCAACAAACTGGCCAACGGTAAATCGACCAGCGGCTGGTTATTGAAAGATCCTCAGGGCAAGATTCTCCGCCGGTTTTTCGATACCGAAGGGGATAACAAACTTCACCTGTGGTCCTTCTACCTCAACGGCGAAGAAGTATATCGGGAAATCGATTCTAATTCGGATGCGATTCCCGATCAGTTCCGCTGGCTCGGCGTCAACGGCTCCAAGTGGGGTGTGGATCGCCGGCAGACCGGTAAGATCGATACCTGGATCGTGATCTCCCCGGAAGAGGTCAGCCAGGAAGTTTTGGCCGCCGTGGTCGCTAAGGATTACGCCCGGTTGCAGGCCTTGTTCCTGAGCAAGGAAGACATGGAAACGCTCCAGCTTCCTGAAGCGGAAGTCATTCGCATCAAAAATAGCATTGCCGCCGCTCAGGCAAAATTCACCAAGACGATTTCGGGAATGAAAGCACTTTCCGAAAAAGCGAAGTGGATTCACCTGGAAACGAAGATGCCCCAAACCGTCCCGGCCGATTCGCTCGGGACCCGTGTCGATCTGGTCCACCACAAGCAGGGAACGATTCTTTACCAGGATGGCGAAAAACATGACTGGTTGCAGACGGGTGAACTGATCCAAGTCGGTCGCGCCTGGAAGTTGATCGATGCCCCGACCCCCGGTTCCGTGGTCGATGCCCCCGTGAGCGGCACTAGTGAAGTGGCGAGCAACGGCTCGGCGAACATCGATCTTCCCGATGAAGCCAAACCGTTCCTGGATAAGCTCAAGGAACTCGATGCCAAAGCTCCCAAGCAGGGCGAAAGTGTCGATAAGATCGCTCAGTACAACTTCGACCGCGCCCTGATTCTCGAAAAGATCGTTCCGCTGGTCAAGGGCACGGCTCGCGATCAATGGATCCGCCAAATTGCCGATTGCCTGAACGCCGCGGTTCAAAGCGATCCCAAACAGAAGAGCGCCTACGATCGCTTGGTTCAATGGCAGGGCGTTGTGGATAAAGAGTCGGCCAGCAGCAACACCGCCGCTTACGTGGCCTACCGCGTTCTCTCGGCCAACTACTCCCGTAAGCTGAACGAGACCAAGACCTCGGAAATGGGTAAGCTGCAGGAAGAATGGCGCGACAGCCTGACCAAATTCGTGACCACGTATAACACTGCGGAAGATACCCCCGACGCCTTGATTCAGTTGGGCATGCTCAACGAATTCATGGGCAAGGAAGTGGAAGCCAAGAACTGGTACAGCCGACTGGTCAAGAATTTCGACAAGCACGCCATGGCGCCCAAAGCCCAGGGCGCGATTGATCGCCTCAGCCTGGAAGGCAAGGAATTCGCTTTAACCGGGCAGACTTTGGGCGCTGGCAATCCCTTCGACATCAAGACGCTGAAGGGCAAGGCCGTGGTGGTTTACTACTGGGCCAGCTGGAATGAACAGTGCGTGTCCGATTTCGCCAAGATCAAAACGCTGATCAGCAGCCAGGCGAATCGCGTAGAACTGGTCTGCGTGAACCTGGACAACACGCCTCAAGAGGCTCTGAAGTTCCTCCAGAAGCATACGGTTTCCGGTACGCACCTTTATTCGCAAGGAGCCAACGGAGCCGCCGGTACGGATAGCCCGATGGCCACTCAGTACGGGATCTTCGTTTTGCCACACGTATTCGTGCTGGATACCGAAGGTAAAGTGGTCAACCGCAACGGTCAAGTGCCTACGCTGGACGATGACCTGAAGAAGATCTTCAAGGATAAGGAAGATTCGAAGGATTCTTCCAAGGATAAGAAATAGTCGAGGCCATCGAGGGGCGGAACGAGTTCCGCCCCTCAGCTTTTGTAGGTCGTAGGATCGGTCACTCCCGCTTCCGCAAAACCTTTCGCTCGCAATAAACACGAATCGCATTTGCCGCAGGATCGACCGCTCTCATCCGGGTCGTAACAGCTCAGAGTCTGCGCATAATCAATTCCCAGCGCAATCCCTTTCCGGATAATTTCCGCTTTCGTCATTTGAATGAGTGGGGCATGCACCTGAAATTTTGCCGTGCCTTCGACTCCCGCCTTGGTGGCAAGATTCGCCAGGTTCGCAAACGCCTCGAGAAAAGCCGGCCGGCAGTCGGGATAGCCGGAGTAATCGAGAATGTTGGCGCCAATGAACAGGTCGTAGGCTCCGACCGTTTCCGCATAGCCTAGACAAAGAGAGAGTAGAATCGTATTTCGGGCCGGCACATAGGTAAC
The genomic region above belongs to Telmatocola sphagniphila and contains:
- the queC gene encoding 7-cyano-7-deazaguanine synthase QueC — encoded protein: MKKAVVLLSGGLDSATTLAIAQEQEYAVYALSVDYGQRHKVELQRAAQFAESRKVHEHKTVAIDLRTFGGSALTANIDVPKNRSSDQMSHGIPVTYVPARNTILLSLCLGYAETVGAYDLFIGANILDYSGYPDCRPAFLEAFANLANLATKAGVEGTAKFQVHAPLIQMTKAEIIRKGIALGIDYAQTLSCYDPDESGRSCGKCDSCLLRAKGFAEAGVTDPTTYKS
- a CDS encoding TlpA disulfide reductase family protein translates to MARWNLRLLSLAALLITSTLAYGAGPSPADILSIKPKQDVTISTPTAAEVDKCTVELIRGNKLANGKSTSGWLLKDPQGKILRRFFDTEGDNKLHLWSFYLNGEEVYREIDSNSDAIPDQFRWLGVNGSKWGVDRRQTGKIDTWIVISPEEVSQEVLAAVVAKDYARLQALFLSKEDMETLQLPEAEVIRIKNSIAAAQAKFTKTISGMKALSEKAKWIHLETKMPQTVPADSLGTRVDLVHHKQGTILYQDGEKHDWLQTGELIQVGRAWKLIDAPTPGSVVDAPVSGTSEVASNGSANIDLPDEAKPFLDKLKELDAKAPKQGESVDKIAQYNFDRALILEKIVPLVKGTARDQWIRQIADCLNAAVQSDPKQKSAYDRLVQWQGVVDKESASSNTAAYVAYRVLSANYSRKLNETKTSEMGKLQEEWRDSLTKFVTTYNTAEDTPDALIQLGMLNEFMGKEVEAKNWYSRLVKNFDKHAMAPKAQGAIDRLSLEGKEFALTGQTLGAGNPFDIKTLKGKAVVVYYWASWNEQCVSDFAKIKTLISSQANRVELVCVNLDNTPQEALKFLQKHTVSGTHLYSQGANGAAGTDSPMATQYGIFVLPHVFVLDTEGKVVNRNGQVPTLDDDLKKIFKDKEDSKDSSKDKK